In Quercus robur chromosome 11, dhQueRobu3.1, whole genome shotgun sequence, the following proteins share a genomic window:
- the LOC126707617 gene encoding SEC12-like protein 2: protein MVIAKKETDSSLSFRKYGSPLYSAGWRRSKNRDRSSDNDEVSNSTQYDVVLAGGGGEGRSGIPNAILISAFYSDANSLSDQPVFRLLTGSDLPYRMAVHPNGDGVFCSFPNSCRWYEMVEEKSEDGEHYKLILKESDKVQHRLEDVGQQLSLAFNNEGSALAAGSEDGNLRVFEWPSMVIILDKAGAHKSVKDLDFSPDGKYLVSLGNSGPAKVWDLTSKSAIASLLNGNDEVFCFCRFSVSNDMNQVVYIAAVTGKGGSIVTWDTETWKRIGSKTVVHDTISAFNVSPDGKLLACGTTQGDVYILNSASKQVQTVVRKAHLGFVTALAFSHDSRALASVSLDSSARVTLIEENKKTGALSLWAILLVILLAIVVYYYFMKNQVKMAKSNLIRHEVSKLWVEI, encoded by the exons ATGGTGATAGCGAAGAAAGAGACTGATTCTTCTCTTAGCTTTCGGAAATACGGTTCTCCTTTGTACTCAGCCGGTTGGCGTAGATCCAAAAATCGAGATCGATCCAGCGATAATGATGAAGTTTCCAACTCGACTCAGTACGACGTCGTTTTGGCCGGCGGTGGCGGCGAGGGTCGGAGCGGTATCCCCAACGCCATCCTTATTTCCGCCTTCTATTCCGACGCTAATTCCCTCTCCGATCAGCCC GTGTTTAGGCTTTTAACTGGCTCTGATTTGCCGTATAGAATGGCGGTTCATCCGAATGGAGACGGAGTCTTTTGTTCATTCCCCAATAGTTGCAG ATGGTATGAAATGGTTGAAGAAAAGAGTGAGGATGGGGaacattataaattaattttaaaggaGTCTGATAAAGTGCAGCACCGGTTGGAAGATGTTGGACAGCAATTATCATTAGCGTTTAACAATGAGGGTTCTGCACTTGCTGCTGGTAGCGAG GATGGAAATTTAAGGGTCTTCGAGTGGCCTAGCATGGTTATTATTCTTGATAAGGCCGGTGCTCATAAATCTGTGAAGGATCTAGATTTCAG CCCTGACGGGAAGTACCTTGTCTCCTTAGGAAACAGTGGCCCTGCTAAGGTTTGGGATCTGACTTCCAAATCAGCCATAGCTTCTCTTCTAAATGGAAAT GATGAAGTTTTCTGCTTTTGTAGATTCTCTGTGAGTAATGATATGAATCAGGTTGTATATATTGCTGCAGTGACAG GTAAAGGTGGAAGCATTGTAACATGGGATACAGAAACATGGAAGAGGATAGGATCAAAGACTGTAGTACATGACACAATTTCGGCCTTCAATGTTTCACCAGATGGAAAGCTACTTGCTTG TGGGACAACTCAAGGAGacgtttatattttaaattcagCCAGTAAACAGGTTCAGACAGTTGTTAGGAAAGCACACCTTGGCTTTGTAACTGCACTTGCATTCTCGCATGACTCAAG GGCTTTGGCATCTGTATCCCTGGACTCAAGTGCAAGGGTGACACTAATTGAGGAAAATAAGAAAACTG gGGCATTGAGCTTGTGGGCCATCTTGTTAGTCATTTTACTTGCCATTGTTGTGTATTACTATTTTATGAAGAATCAAGTCAAGATGGCAAAATCCAACCTGATACGACATGAAGTTAGCAAGTTATGGGTTGAGATTTAA